A stretch of the Bradyrhizobium arachidis genome encodes the following:
- a CDS encoding 2,3-bisphosphoglycerate-dependent phosphoglycerate mutase has translation MSERLLVLVRHGQSEWNLKNLFTGWKDPDLTEQGIAEAKEAGRKLKAQELVFDVAFTSVLTRAQHTLDLILTELGQTGLPTSKDLALNERDYGDLSGLNKDDARKKWGEDQVHVWRRSYDVPPPGGESLKDTLARALPYYVQEILPGVLNGKRTLVAAHGNSLRALIMVLEKLSPEGILKRELATGVPIIYRLNADSTVASKLDLAG, from the coding sequence ATGAGCGAACGTCTTCTCGTGCTCGTGCGCCACGGCCAGAGCGAATGGAATCTGAAAAACCTCTTCACCGGCTGGAAGGATCCCGATCTCACCGAGCAGGGTATTGCGGAAGCCAAGGAGGCCGGTCGCAAGCTCAAGGCGCAAGAGCTCGTGTTCGACGTCGCGTTCACCTCGGTACTGACGCGCGCCCAGCACACGCTCGATTTGATCCTCACCGAGCTCGGCCAGACCGGCCTGCCGACGTCGAAGGATCTCGCGCTCAATGAGCGCGACTACGGCGATCTGTCCGGGCTCAACAAGGACGACGCGCGCAAGAAATGGGGCGAGGACCAGGTGCATGTCTGGCGCCGCTCCTACGATGTGCCGCCGCCCGGCGGCGAAAGCCTGAAGGATACGCTGGCGCGCGCGCTGCCCTATTACGTGCAGGAGATCTTGCCCGGCGTGCTCAACGGCAAGCGCACGCTGGTCGCCGCCCACGGCAACTCGCTGCGCGCGCTGATCATGGTGCTGGAGAAGCTGTCGCCCGAAGGCATCTTGAAGCGCGAGCTCGCCACCGGCGTGCCGATCATCTATCGCCTCAACGCGGATTCGACCGTGGCGTCGAAGCTGGATCTGGCGGGCTGA
- a CDS encoding bifunctional helix-turn-helix domain-containing protein/methylated-DNA--[protein]-cysteine S-methyltransferase has product MMTLAINDQRLAKPGSQNAALRDYDSVRRAIAFISENWRAQPTIEAMADAAGVTPDELHHLFRRWASLTPKAFMQALTLDHAKSLLRDSASVLDAALDSGLSGPGRLHDLFVTHEAMSPGEWKNGGAGLTLTYGFHPSPFGTAIVIATNRGLSGLAFADPGEEQAALADMTRRWPNATYVEDHESTAPIARRIFDTRLWRPDQPLRVVMIGTDFEVRVWETLLKIPMGRAVSYSDIACKINSPKASRAVGAAVGKNPVSFVVPCHRALGKSGTLTGYHWGITRKQAMLGWEAGQLGVQ; this is encoded by the coding sequence ATGATGACACTCGCGATAAATGACCAGCGCCTGGCCAAGCCGGGCTCCCAGAACGCCGCGCTGCGCGACTACGATTCCGTGCGCCGGGCGATCGCCTTCATCTCGGAAAACTGGCGCGCGCAGCCGACCATCGAGGCAATGGCGGACGCGGCCGGCGTCACGCCGGATGAGCTGCACCATCTGTTCCGCCGCTGGGCCTCGCTGACGCCAAAAGCGTTCATGCAGGCGCTGACGCTCGATCACGCCAAGAGTCTGTTGCGGGATTCCGCGAGCGTGCTCGACGCAGCACTCGACTCAGGACTCTCGGGTCCCGGACGGCTGCACGATCTCTTCGTCACCCATGAAGCGATGTCGCCGGGCGAGTGGAAGAACGGCGGCGCGGGGCTGACACTCACTTACGGCTTCCACCCCTCGCCCTTCGGCACGGCGATCGTGATCGCCACCAATCGCGGCTTGTCGGGTCTTGCCTTTGCCGATCCCGGCGAGGAGCAGGCTGCGCTCGCCGACATGACGCGCCGCTGGCCGAATGCCACTTACGTCGAGGACCACGAGAGCACCGCGCCGATCGCCAGGCGCATCTTCGACACACGATTGTGGCGGCCCGACCAGCCGTTGCGCGTCGTCATGATCGGCACCGATTTCGAGGTCCGAGTGTGGGAGACGCTGCTGAAAATTCCGATGGGACGCGCGGTGTCCTATTCGGACATTGCCTGCAAGATCAACAGCCCAAAGGCCTCGCGCGCCGTCGGCGCTGCGGTCGGAAAGAACCCGGTCTCCTTCGTGGTGCCGTGTCACCGCGCGCTCGGCAAGAGCGGCACGCTGACCGGCTATCACTGGGGCATCACCCGCAAGCAGGCGATGCTCGGCTGGGAAGCGGGGCAGTTGGGGGTGCAGTAG
- a CDS encoding DUF2244 domain-containing protein, with protein sequence MSTGNEIERDDAAGLAEPQIFSALLTPHRSLNRTGFLAVMLFLSVVSFVTGIVFLLMGAWPVFGFFGLDVLVIWWAFKVNFRTAKAWEEIVVTATELRVRRTSHRGHVAEWVLNPLWVRLEQEADEEFGIERLYLVSRGHRLSVGRFLGPEEKASFAKALIGALNAAKRGPTYNPIA encoded by the coding sequence ATGAGCACAGGCAACGAAATTGAGCGCGACGACGCTGCGGGCCTGGCCGAGCCGCAAATCTTCTCCGCGCTGCTCACGCCGCATCGCTCGCTGAACCGCACCGGCTTTCTCGCCGTGATGCTGTTCCTGAGCGTCGTCAGCTTCGTGACCGGCATCGTCTTCCTGCTGATGGGCGCCTGGCCGGTGTTCGGCTTTTTCGGCCTCGACGTGCTCGTGATCTGGTGGGCCTTCAAGGTCAATTTCCGCACCGCGAAGGCCTGGGAGGAGATCGTGGTCACCGCGACCGAGCTGCGCGTGCGCCGGACCAGCCATCGCGGCCATGTCGCCGAATGGGTGCTCAATCCGCTCTGGGTCCGGCTGGAACAGGAGGCGGACGAGGAGTTTGGTATCGAACGGCTTTATCTGGTGTCCCGCGGCCACCGCCTGTCCGTCGGCAGGTTCCTGGGGCCGGAGGAAAAGGCCAGCTTTGCCAAAGCCTTAATCGGGGCGCTGAACGCCGCCAAGCGTGGCCCGACCTACAATCCGATCGCCTGA
- the nth gene encoding endonuclease III has translation MAKITRKAAAKKTAVPKKTAKTAPAKSAGKSPKAAKAKPAKPKSTKPKSVKSWTAAEIHEVFSRFRKANPEPKGELEHLNPFTLLVAVVLSAQATDAGVNKATRELFGIADTPQKMLDLGEERLRDYIKTIGLYRTKAKNVIALSAKLLTDFGGEVPRTRAEIESLPGAGRKTANVVLNMAFGEHTMAVDTHVFRVGNRTGIAPGKTPLEVELGLEKVIPAEFMLHAHHWLILHGRYTCLARKPRCEVCLINDLCRWPEKTV, from the coding sequence ATGGCAAAAATCACTCGCAAGGCAGCCGCGAAGAAAACGGCCGTGCCGAAGAAAACGGCAAAGACGGCGCCCGCAAAGTCCGCCGGCAAATCGCCGAAGGCCGCAAAGGCCAAACCGGCAAAACCCAAATCCACAAAACCCAAATCTGTAAAATCTTGGACGGCTGCGGAGATCCACGAGGTCTTCAGCCGCTTCCGCAAAGCCAATCCCGAGCCCAAGGGCGAGCTCGAACACCTCAATCCCTTCACGCTGCTGGTCGCTGTGGTGCTGTCGGCGCAGGCGACCGACGCCGGGGTCAACAAGGCGACGCGCGAATTGTTTGGGATCGCCGACACGCCGCAAAAGATGCTCGACCTCGGCGAGGAGCGCCTGCGCGACTACATCAAGACCATCGGCCTCTATCGCACCAAGGCGAAGAATGTGATCGCGCTGTCGGCAAAGCTGCTCACCGATTTCGGCGGCGAGGTGCCGCGCACGCGCGCCGAGATCGAGTCACTGCCCGGCGCGGGCCGCAAGACCGCCAACGTCGTGCTCAACATGGCCTTTGGCGAGCACACGATGGCTGTCGATACGCATGTGTTCCGCGTCGGCAATCGCACCGGGATCGCCCCTGGCAAGACGCCGCTGGAGGTCGAGCTTGGTCTCGAAAAGGTGATCCCGGCCGAGTTCATGCTGCACGCGCATCATTGGCTGATCCTGCACGGCCGCTATACTTGCCTTGCGCGCAAGCCGCGCTGCGAGGTCTGCCTGATCAACGATCTCTGTCGCTGGCCGGAGAAGACGGTGTAG